The Anas platyrhynchos isolate ZD024472 breed Pekin duck chromosome 1, IASCAAS_PekinDuck_T2T, whole genome shotgun sequence genomic sequence gaaaaaaaattaaatattatttttaacttctaaGCTCTGTTCTGTGCAGAACAATGTTGTGACCACTATAAGAAAGGTCTGAAGGGATTACAACAGTAATTCAGAGTTTTTAGTGTAATTAACTTATCCACTCCCAGATTTAAACACTAAGTCACTAACTTTATGGTGCTGTTTATATGAAGCACTCCAGAGACAAATGAAACACTTCAGTTTGAGAAATAGAGCTGATAAAAACTGGCTTTGTTGACCTTCAGGCCATGCTTCAAGatcattttaagaaaaggtGGTCATAGAAAAGGTTTGTGATTTTGACATATGTGGTAGCTGAGGAGGCTGTGCTTATCATGTTTCCCATACAGCATTTCTcattccttcttcttcttcaaaaaaagcaaaaaaaaaaataaaaaaaaataaaaaaaaaaatttatatatatatatataaaatatttggaagGGTCTGGCAAACATATTCAGGttgaatttcaaaaaaaaaaaaaaaaagcaacagtgtTGATCAAACCCTCCAATGTTTCATAGTTTCATTCATAGGTCCTTCCTGAAGTGTAAATCTATTCACTCTGGGGAAATGACATAAGAAAATCAGTCTGCTTTTCTATAATGGTGATTgccacaacaacaaaatgaataaaagaaaatatatatcaaaataaatcaaaacatcaaaatgaataaatgacaACAACACTATAATGTCAATACATTTCACAAGGCATATTGTCAAATGTTCTTACTGAAAAACTTGTGATACCATAGTAATATCAGGAAAAGCATCCTGAAATGATGTGATAATGTCTGACAGCAAAAGGGAATGAGTGAAGGTTATAGACAgaataatacaaagaaaatagcaaaagtTGCCAGAGAAAGTTAATGGAAGTTATATGCAAATGATATAAACCAAAGTCCTATAAATGTTCTGAaggtaaaaaacacaaaaggttTTCATTAAACAGTGAGAATTAAGCATAATCATTACAATTAAAGAAGAGTATATTTGTTGGGTCACATAAAGGAAATTAGGAAGGGCAATAGAAAAGTGTGGACAATATTCTCCTGCCAACATTCAGACAAATCATGCAACTGATAAAGACTTTATTTCTGATGAATTTTCAGGTATTCACACAGACCTGATAGTGGAGACTTTTAGTAGTgaagtcagcagcagcagcaagttgGCCTTGCAGAAAGCACACAGTCCTGCCTTCCCTTCAGGAACCCTTAATCCTGCCATCTGTGCCTCTCTCTTGGGCCCGAAGCAGCAGCACGAGGGAAGTTGCTGTAAAGAAACAAGTCCTGAGAACACGTTTCATTGGAGTAAGGAGGTAGGCCATAAATTTGGGGAAGTGGAAATGAGAAAGGAAGACAGTGGGAATAAATAGGCATGACAACCAGCTGACTAAACATGAAAACATCAGGGGAAAACCAAAATCAGTGTGGAGATGAATGGTGCTGGAGGTGAACTTCTGCCTCTTCTGAGAAAATGAAGGCTTGGAAGAAGTGAGAAATACTGTAGGCATAAAAACAGTGATGTGGTAGCCAGAGAAGCACTTCAAATTAATTGCTTGTTGTAGGGTCATGCCATAAGAGAACCAGATTGTCTTCGGGGAGCATTCCGCTGATTGGCTTTTCAGGGTCATCATTTTGGTTCTTGCTACTTGCTGGCCACACAGTTCTTTACAGTATCAACAGGATAAGATACTTGTTTGAGAAATATTCCTACACAGAGCAAGTATGATATGTATCACACTATTGAACCTCCTGAACATACATAGAGGTGTCTACGTGACATCCAAGTTTTAAGAAGTTAGCTATTATCACAGTacaataattcttttttttttacatatatatatattttaaaaatggaaaagaaaaatgacaaatttaTTACTATTCCTTAAAGGAACAAAAGGCAGATTTCCAAAGTAGTCTATCACCCAGTAATGTTTTGCCAAGAATAAACCAAAGCATACACACCACACTGAATAAAGTTTATTTGAAGCCACTGCTTCTATAAACTTGCCCTGTATGATTTCTGATGTTAGCTTTCTGACCACTGCAGTAATTtcaaaaagttgtgtttttcctCCCCCATAAACTGTCCTGTTTAGTCTGGGaatattttgaaagcaaaacaacaaaaggaacTATTACACAGTGATAAGAGTTTATGAAAAAGATCTTTTCAGAGAAGTGTGTTCCAGTATCAGAGCACAAGTAAGCATGTAACAGTGTACATTTCTCTACAAATCAGAAATATACTGATTCTCCTCAAAGTCCCACAGACTACTCCTAGGCTAATTTAGTCTCTGTATCTTTTAacacaattttcttttctgagattgTTATATAACGCAAAATTTACCAATGTGGGTGGGTGTGTACGTATTTGAATCAGTAATAGCTTTATGAAGCTGTGCAGGTTCCTTCACCGACCCAGCATTTTACACAAAAAGCCAGTCAGCTAGTAGCTGCTGACAGATCCTCGGTTTAAGTAATTTGGGCTGGATTGTATTAGAAGCAAAAGATGCCccattttttcaaatactttgtTCTAAAagccttttgctttctctggtGTATAGTAGAGGGTACTCTGGAGGTCCTGTAACATAAGGTGCTTTACAATGCCATGGTTTCTTTACTACTGAACCATGGAAGATGTACCGGTGTGAGCAGCGGGGCTTTGAGGAATTGGGGCAGAGCTTACCTCTGAAATTGACAATGAGAGGGAGGGTGAAAGATAACAGAAAGACTATCCCGGGGACACGGCAAGTAAGGAAAACTTGTCCTGCTCACTGCCCCCAGACAGCGACCACCCAacctgcctgccctgtgcccgGGGACCGGAGAAGCGTGAGGAGGGGGCACCTTCGAGTGTGGGGACGgggaggaggggtggggggcagccaGGGAGCGGGCccgaggagaggggagaggggcgAGGGGCCGGCGGGCGATGGGAGGGACAGGACGGGCGGAGCAGAGGAGGGGCCAGGGCGCCGGCAGAGCGGCTGGGAAAAGCCGCGGGGGGACCAGCGGCGGGCGAGCCCCCGTGGGGAGGCAGCGcggagcagccccacagaggagGAGAACGGGGGAGAAGAGAGGGGGGGACAGCCACGGGGAGGGGCGGGCCCGGGCACCGCAGCCCCCCGGCGGTAAGGGCAGGGGGAGCAACAAGGCGGGGGTCCAGTGAGGGGAGTGTCACATAGACTGGCGCTGAGTGGCTTCTCCCCTCCGCAGGGCAAAGGCGTCCCCGTCCCCGACGGCGGGAAGGCTTTGCGGTGGTGCTGGTGATGGaggggggccggggctgagctGCCCCCCCTCGGAAGGCAGCGCCATGTGAGCGGCAGCCGCCGTCCGGGATGTGAGgagccgcccggccccgctgcatCGCCCCGGGAGCCTCCCTCGTTCCCTCCCCCCCGAGGGCCTCCGCGCCGGAGGCTGAGCGGCGGGCAGCATGACCGAGGTGAAGGCCAAGGAGCCCGGAGCGCCTtcgtccgcccgagacggggcGGTCCTGCTGCAGGGCCACCCCGGCCGCGGAGAAGCGGAGGCCATCGACATCGCCCTGGACGGGCTGCTCTACCCCAGGAGCAgcgacgaggaggaggaggacgacgaggaggaggaggaagaggaggaggaagagcggcggcggcagcaaCGGCAGCCGGGGGAGGAGGACCGGGACTCCCTCTCGTACCGGCCGGGGAGCGGCTCCCTCCCTGATAAGGACGCCCTGGACAGCGTCCTGGACACCTTCCTGACCCCCGCGGCTCATGCCTGGTCCTTCTTGGGGCCGGAGGTCCCGGAGGCTCCCGGCGCCCCCATGAGCCGCGGCCCGGAGCCGAAATCGGCCGAAAGCGCTGCGGGGGCTCCGGCTGCCAGccccccgcagcctcctccGCGGCTCTGGCCGGGGGGGGACGCCCTGGCGGCCGCCCTTAAACCGCCCCCGGGCACCGAGGGTCCCGCCGCGACCCCCCGGGGCAAAGCCCCCGGGCTGGGGGCGCTGCCCCCCCAGGAGCGGCCCTTCCCCGCCGGCAGCCGCCGGCCGGAGCAGGGCTTAGGCTCCGGGGGGAGCCTGGCCTCGGCCCCGGCGGCCTCCCCGACGGCGGCGGAGCACGAACCGGGAGCGGCACCGGGACCGTGCCCGGGGCAGGACTACCTGCATGTGCCCATCCTGCCGCTCAACTCTGCCTACCTGGCCTCCCGcaccaggcagctgctggacgTGGAGGCTGCGTACGAGGCCAGCGCCTTCGGGCCCCGCACCTCGCCCTCCGCCCCCGCCCCGGATTTCGCGGATTACGGCTACCCGCCGGCCGACGGCAAGGAGGGACCCTTCGCCTACGGCGACCTCCAGCCCGCTCTGAAGATCAAGGAGGAGGCCGTCGGGCTGCCCGCTCCGTACCTGGGAGGCAAGGCAGCCTCCGCCGACTACCTGCAGCCCCCCCGAGCCGCCCAGGAGTCCTCGCTGGAGTGCGTCCTCTACAAGACCGAagcctcctccctgctgcccgCAGCCTACGGGCCGCCGGTGCCGCCCGACAGCCTCCCCTACACCTCGGCCTCCGCCGCGCCGCCGGGCCTCTACCCGCCGCTGGGCCTCAACGGGCACCAACCCCTGGGCTTCCCGGCGGCCGTGCTGAAGGAGGGcttgccccagctctgcccgcCCTACCTCGGCTATGTGCGGTAAGGGCGGCCGGCGGCGGGAGGCCGGCGGCACcgcagggggtggggggcgctGCCCCCCGACGGCGCTCTCGGAAGGGGGTCGAAGGGACGGCCCGGGAAGGAACGGGGACAAAACGGCACTCAGCGGAGCCCCGCTGGAGATTTTAGACGGCCGCCGTGGCCGCACGTCTAATTTGGGGCTGTCTGGGCGCGCTGGGGTGTCCCGGTCCTGGTGGGAACGCACCCAAGGTTTTAATTTTGCAGCTGATGCTCATCTGGGCACGGTTACTCTCCGAGAGAAGCGGCATTTTTGTTATGATTGCTTCATACTGTGCAATATAGTAACCAGCTCCACAGAAGGGAGGAGCAGTAGGTTCACCTCTCTTAATTGACAGGTGGTCAGTATCTATAAATACCTAAATAATCTTCAGAACATTATTGCTGGTTTAGGAAAAAGCAGTTAAATACACCTAAAAAAccctgaaacattttaaatatctatATTAATTTACTACGATGAACACGGCTTACTATGATGCCAAGGTGTTACttagaaatatttgcaaaaataacTATCGTTTTCATAGAAACATATGGATTTTTATAAACATAATAATTAGCTAGATTagcctgtttttatttatttatttattatttattttttcttggtaagaaatacagaagtacTCATCACCTCAATGTGCTCATCAGAATTAGGTACTGAGCAGAACGCTGCGACTGAACAGGAGGCAACAAACCAATTATTAACGATTTTTCTAGCTGAGATAAAGCTTGGTTATTTCCCACGTGAAGGGGGGCTTTTGAAATTCAATTGACTTTTATTTGATTCTATTCTGTCTCTGTACCATTCGGTGTTcagga encodes the following:
- the PGR gene encoding progesterone receptor isoform X2; amino-acid sequence: MTEVKAKEPGAPSSARDGAVLLQGHPGRGEAEAIDIALDGLLYPRSSDEEEEDDEEEEEEEEEERRRQQRQPGEEDRDSLSYRPGSGSLPDKDALDSVLDTFLTPAAHAWSFLGPEVPEAPGAPMSRGPEPKSAESAAGAPAASPPQPPPRLWPGGDALAAALKPPPGTEGPAATPRGKAPGLGALPPQERPFPAGSRRPEQGLGSGGSLASAPAASPTAAEHEPGAAPGPCPGQDYLHVPILPLNSAYLASRTRQLLDVEAAYEASAFGPRTSPSAPAPDFADYGYPPADGKEGPFAYGDLQPALKIKEEAVGLPAPYLGGKAASADYLQPPRAAQESSLECVLYKTEASSLLPAAYGPPVPPDSLPYTSAVLKEGLPQLCPPYLGYVRPDTESSQSSQYSFESLPQKICLICGDEASGCHYGVLTCGSCKVFFKRAMEGQHNYLCAGRNDCIVDKIRRKNCPACRLRKCCQAGMVLGGRKFKKFNKVKVVRTLDVALQQPATLQDESQSLTQRLSFSPNQEIQFVPPMISVLRGIEPEVVYAGYDNTKPETPSSLLTSLNHLCERQLLCVVKWSKLLPGFRNLHIDDQITLIQYSWMSLMVFAMGWRSYKHVSGQMLYFAPDLILNEQRMKESSFYSLCLSMWQLPQEFVRLQVSQEEFLCMKALLLLNTIPLEGLRSQSQFDEMRANYIRELVKAIGLRQKGVVANSQRFYQLTKLMDSMHDLVKQLHLFCLNTFLQSRALSVEFPEMMSEVIAAQLPKILAGMVKPLLFHKK
- the PGR gene encoding progesterone receptor isoform X1, translated to MTEVKAKEPGAPSSARDGAVLLQGHPGRGEAEAIDIALDGLLYPRSSDEEEEDDEEEEEEEEEERRRQQRQPGEEDRDSLSYRPGSGSLPDKDALDSVLDTFLTPAAHAWSFLGPEVPEAPGAPMSRGPEPKSAESAAGAPAASPPQPPPRLWPGGDALAAALKPPPGTEGPAATPRGKAPGLGALPPQERPFPAGSRRPEQGLGSGGSLASAPAASPTAAEHEPGAAPGPCPGQDYLHVPILPLNSAYLASRTRQLLDVEAAYEASAFGPRTSPSAPAPDFADYGYPPADGKEGPFAYGDLQPALKIKEEAVGLPAPYLGGKAASADYLQPPRAAQESSLECVLYKTEASSLLPAAYGPPVPPDSLPYTSASAAPPGLYPPLGLNGHQPLGFPAAVLKEGLPQLCPPYLGYVRPDTESSQSSQYSFESLPQKICLICGDEASGCHYGVLTCGSCKVFFKRAMEGQHNYLCAGRNDCIVDKIRRKNCPACRLRKCCQAGMVLGGRKFKKFNKVKVVRTLDVALQQPATLQDESQSLTQRLSFSPNQEIQFVPPMISVLRGIEPEVVYAGYDNTKPETPSSLLTSLNHLCERQLLCVVKWSKLLPGFRNLHIDDQITLIQYSWMSLMVFAMGWRSYKHVSGQMLYFAPDLILNEQRMKESSFYSLCLSMWQLPQEFVRLQVSQEEFLCMKALLLLNTIPLEGLRSQSQFDEMRANYIRELVKAIGLRQKGVVANSQRFYQLTKLMDSMHDLVKQLHLFCLNTFLQSRALSVEFPEMMSEVIAAQLPKILAGMVKPLLFHKK